The Flammeovirga agarivorans genomic sequence TCACCTATGAGTTAGAACATGATGATTTAAACCAAAAAAAATACTTAATACTATCCGCCATTTCTGATATTAAGGGGAATATTAAAGACAATGCCTCTATAGCTTCTCTAGCACTAAAATTATACAACGAAAATGAGATAGAACTTGCTTATAAATATATACATGTTGCTAATGAAGATGCATTGTTTTTTGGTTCGAAATTAAGAGCCATCCAATTGGGTAACGTTATGCCATTAATTTCAAAATCGTATGAAGCCCAATTGCAAGAAAAAAATAATATACTGCAATTGTATACGATCTTAATTAGTGGTTTAATCATCATAGCTCTTGCTGCTGTTTTCTTTAGTCTTCAACAATTAAAAAAGTCTAGAGTCGCAGGAAAAGAATTAGAATCCACAAATCATGAATTGGGCGATGCTGTTGAAAACCTCTCAAAAGCAAATTCACAACTTAGACAACTGAGTATAGATTTGAAAAACACATCACATATAAAAGAAGTCTACCTCGGTGAATTCCTAAAAATATGCTCTGATTATATCGACAAACTTGAACATCAGAATATACACGCTCAAAAAATGTTAGTCGGAAGAAAGTATTCTAAATTTCTTGAAGAGTTAAAAAATCAAGATGTTCGTAAAACCGAAATGAAAGATTTTTATCAGAATTTTGATCAGACATTTCTGTCCATTTACCCCAATTTTATTGAGCAGATAAATGATCTTATCGATGAAAGTGCTCCTGTTATTGTAAAACAAAAAAGTCTTCTAAATACTGAATTAAGAGTTTTTGCTTTTATCAGATTGGGAATTTCTGATTCACATAAGATAGCTAAGTTATTAGGAACGTCCGTTACAACGATATATAATTATAGAGTTAAGCTCAGAAATAAAGCTAGAGGAGATAGAGATCTTTTTGAGGAACAAGTGATGGAAATTGGCAATAGTGAAGACTAGAAAATTAGATTTTAGTAGTTATTTTAAATATAAAAATCACTACTAATTTCATGTGTTGAAAATTATATATAACACTGTATATCAATATATTAATTTAACTAATTCACTACTAAAATACTACTCAAGCTTTACTTCGCTTTAAATTCCTTGTTGTTTTGTCTTGTCATCAGATAGTTCAATAACTATTACTACCTATGGCAAGAAAGTATTTACAATTTTGACAAGGAATAAAGTATGAAAAGGATTTTAACAACAGCTTTAGCCGCTGTATTACTTATCGGATGTGCTAAAGAAAATCAACTTCCAAAGGAAAAAGAAATAACCGACTTAAGTTCTTCTACACCTAGTAAAGTTTCTGTATTTACTACTGCAAAAGATACAGAGCTAAAAATGTCTAATACTGGACAAAGTGAATTTAAAAAAGCTGATCAAGCTAAAGAAAACGAAGTCTCCATCTTTATCAATCCGGAAAAGCAGTATCAAGAGTTTTTGGGAATTGGTGGTGCAATAACTGATGCCTCTGCGGAAGTATTTGCGAAGCTTTCTAAAGAAAAGCAAGAGGAATTATTGAATGCATATTATGGAGAGGACGGCATCGATTATACGATAATTAGAACTTCAATTCATAGTTGTGATTTTAGTTCTGGAAGTCATACATATGTAGAAGAAGGTGACAAAGAATTAAAAACTTTCGACATTGAGCATGACAGAAAGTATCGATTGCCAATGATTAAGAGTGCCATTAAAAAAGCTGATGAGAACCTTACTTTTTATGCCTCTCCATGGTCACCTCCGGCCTTTATGAAAGGGAAAAAAGATATGTTACAAGGAGGATCTTTACTCCCTGAATATTTTGATTCTTGGGCGAACTATTATATCAAATTTATACAAGAATATGAAAAAGAAGGTATAGATGTTTGGGGCGTAACGATTCAAAATGAACCAATGGCTGTTCAGACTTGG encodes the following:
- a CDS encoding DUF6377 domain-containing protein — its product is MDRFKYIITLVFFCIPILCWSNDELEDLFLQLDEIIQQIPSLDQKKEEKIKSLKEALALNENSLKEKYFLAEELFLAYEFYKFKEAIHYAFLQRKLARELNDQDLINRSNLNLSILLINSGSYEEPATIMQKIDRQSLNDDRWKQYYETQKTLYNQLFAYTPTIELKEVYLKKYLSYCDTLLNLVSENSDSYLDIKETFALDKRNLLDARKISSLRLSRTSIGERVYSKAAYMRSLTYELEHDDLNQKKYLILSAISDIKGNIKDNASIASLALKLYNENEIELAYKYIHVANEDALFFGSKLRAIQLGNVMPLISKSYEAQLQEKNNILQLYTILISGLIIIALAAVFFSLQQLKKSRVAGKELESTNHELGDAVENLSKANSQLRQLSIDLKNTSHIKEVYLGEFLKICSDYIDKLEHQNIHAQKMLVGRKYSKFLEELKNQDVRKTEMKDFYQNFDQTFLSIYPNFIEQINDLIDESAPVIVKQKSLLNTELRVFAFIRLGISDSHKIAKLLGTSVTTIYNYRVKLRNKARGDRDLFEEQVMEIGNSED